A genomic window from Peromyscus maniculatus bairdii isolate BWxNUB_F1_BW_parent chromosome 1, HU_Pman_BW_mat_3.1, whole genome shotgun sequence includes:
- the P2ry6 gene encoding P2Y purinoceptor 6 — MEQDNGTIQAPGLPPTTCVYREDFKRLLLPPVYSVVLVVGLPLNICVIAQICSSRRTLTRSAVYTLNLALADLLYACSLPLLIYNYARGDHWPFGDLACRLVRFLFYANLHGSILFLTCISFQRYLGICHPLAPWHKRGGRRAAWVVCGAVWLAVTAQCLPTAVFAATGIQRNRTVCYDLSPPILSTRYLPYGMALTVVGFLLPFTALLACYCRMARRLCRQDGPAGPVAQERRSKAARMAVVVAAVFAISFLPFHITKTAYLAVRSTPGVSCPVLETFAAAYKGTRPFASANSVLDPILFYFTQQKFRRQPHELLQKLTAKWQRQRV, encoded by the coding sequence ATGGAGCAGGACAATGGCACCATCCAGGCGCCTGGCTTGCCGCCCACCACGTGCGTCTACCGTGAGGATTTCAAGCGGCTGCTGCTACCCCCGGTTTACTcagtggtgctggtggtgggcCTGCCACTGAACATCTGTGTCATCGCCCAGATCTGCTCCTCCCGCCGGACCCTGACCCGTTCAGCTGTGTACACCCTGAACCTGGCACTGGCAGACCTGCTGTATGCCTGCTCCCTGCCCCTACTCATCTATAACTACGCCAGAGGGGACCACTGGCCTTTCGGAGACCTGGCCTGCCGCCTCGTGCGCTTCCTCTTCTATGCCAACCTCCACGGTAGCATCCTGTTCCTCACCTGCATTAGCTTCCAGCGCTACCTCGGGATCTGCCATCCCCTGGCCCCCTGGCACAAGCGTGGGGGTCGCCGCGCTGCCTGGGTGGTGTGTGGAGCCGTCTGGCTGGCTGTCACAGCTCAGTGCCTGCCCACAGCCGTCTTCGCTGCCACGGGCATCCAGCGCAACCGCACTGTCTGCTACGACCTGAGCCCACCCATCCTTTCCACCCGCTACCTGCCCTATGGCATGGCTCTCACGGTCGTCGGCTTCTTGCTGCCCTTCACAGCCTTACTGGCCTGCTACTGTCGCATGGCCCGCCGCCTGTGCCGTCAGGATGGCCCAGCAGGACCTGTGGCCCAAGAGCGGCGCAGCAAGGCGGCCCGTAtggctgtggtggtggcggcTGTCTTCGCCATCAGCTTCCTGCCTTTCCACATCACTAAGACCGCCTACTTGGCTGTGCGGTCCACGCCTGGGGTCTCTTGCCCTGTACTGGAGACCTTCGCAGCGGCCTACAAAGGCACTCGGCCCTTTGCCAGCGCCAACAGTGTACTGGACCCCATCCTCTTCTACTTCACACAGCAGAAGTTCCGGAGGCAGCCCCATGAGCTCCTGCAGAAGCTCACCGCcaagtggcagaggcagagagtcTGA